A region from the Carassius carassius chromosome 33, fCarCar2.1, whole genome shotgun sequence genome encodes:
- the LOC132113683 gene encoding ribonuclease H2 subunit C-like, which produces MSANGCVTAIQLDSLKQADKPQIHLLPCEIEHDGPAEVFKFFNPTVKERKHETTVSLRGRGLKGQELHCPNGYTGLVLKEVQKPASDQEDRVVKVSSVFHHFTYWNLETPPTSDDGVVMAMTWPKLAEAMHGPVD; this is translated from the exons ATGTCAGCTAACGGTTGTGTGACAGCTATCCAGCTTGATTCCCTCAAGCAAGCTGACAAACCACAGATCCACCTGCTGCCTTGTGAAATAGAGCATGACGGACCTGCTGAAGTCTTCAAGTTCTTTAATCCCACTGTGAAGGAACGCAAACACG AAACGACAGTGTCATTGAGAGGTCGGGGGCTGAAGGGTCAGGAATTGCATTGCCCAAATGGGTACACAGGCCTAGTGCTAAAAGAGGTCCAGAAGCCTGCATCTGATCAAGAG GACAGAGTAGTGAAAGTTTCTTCAGTGTTCCATCATTTCACATACTGGAATCTGGAGACTCCTCCCACATCCGATGATGGAGTTGTGATGGCGATGACATGGCCTAAGCTAGCAGAGGCA ATGCATGGACCAGTGGACTGA
- the LOC132113682 gene encoding zinc finger and BTB domain-containing protein 3-like: protein MEFPEHSQQLLASLRSQRLQGFLCDCTVQVGSTHFGAHRAVLASFSPFFHMFYSDQSMGNTNTINGGPQRDTVTINGDIVTPQAFGLLLDFMYEGVLWLAAHPPPEDVLAAASFLHMNDVVRVCKRRLQGRGLAEADSTRVEVGANESTKPGELDGSNGEDIPGAETGRDGAIEHCLQSSQQMSLYIDAKSETQAGTANLLTQSTERSEMADTTQPGMDPQPAFSNSCSGASTYHSSPRPDKTRISARSASLESALSSPCSTTELIQTETHPVVTTAVALSSLDNASAAQEHEPSVFIQVQTLKPQIQNKGAGNPGSSQHTESQNGRRHEYSLPNTRNMQSKRKKSLSQPPREENEDCFKVKVEAIVISDEESDDVDETVVTDDGPCRSADIDHVDDYDDSNHDVEELTDTQFIPVHPLIHLPHQEPLSFPPSPQGPNTSAAETTSFSSSLFQTIFQPEQQAMYLEDSLGSYIEDVPTCNTCGKTFSCAYTLRRHAIVHTRERPYECSYCYRSYTQSGDLYRHIRKTHNQGLPVKRSRAESDLPPSPPPQTEP, encoded by the coding sequence ATGGAGTTTCCAGAACATAGTCAGCAGCTCTTGGCAAGCCTGCGCTCTCAGCGTCTGCAAGGTTTCCTATGTGACTGCACCGTGCAGGTCGGCTCGACTCATTTCGGAGCCCATCGTGCCGTGTTGGCCTCTTTCTCCCCTTTCTTCCATATGTTTTACTCCGATCAGTCAATGGGCAATACCAACACAATCAACGGAGGGCCACAGAGAGACACAGTCACTATTAATGGAGATATCGTGACCCCACAAGCCTTTGGACTCCTCCTTGATTTCATGTACGAAGGGGTTCTGTGGTTAGCAGCTCACCCCCCTCCAGAGGACGTGCTCGCCGCAGCCAGCTTCCTACATATGAACGACGTGGTGCGAGTTTGTAAGAGAAGACTTCAGGGACGAGGATTGGCCGAGGCGGATAGTACAAGAGTAGAAGTCGGAGCAAACGAGTCCACTAAGCCTGGAGAACTTGATGGCTCGAATGGAGAAGACATACCTGGTGCAGAAACAGGAAGAGATGGAGCAATAGAACACTGTCTTCAGTCGAGTCAACAGATGTCACTTTATATTGATGCCAAGTCTGAAACACAAGCAGGGACGGCTAATCTCCTCACGCAAAGCACAGAGAGATCAGAAATGGCGGACACGACTCAACCAGGAATGGACCCACAACCAGCCTTTAGTAACTCTTGTTCAGGTGCTTCCACATATCATTCTTCACCTAGACCTGACAAGACAAGAATATCGGCACGGTCTGCCAGCCTCGAGTCAGCACTTTCAAGTCCATGTAGTACAACAGAACTAATTCAGACAGAAACGCATCCCGTTGTAACCACTGCCGTGGCTCTGAGCAGTCTGGACAATGCTAGTGCTGCCCAAGAACATGAACCTAGCGTTTTCATTCAGGTTCAAACGCTAAAACCCCAAATCCAGAATAAAGGTGCAGGAAATCCAGGGTCTTCACAACACACTGAGAGTCAGAATGGAAGGAGACATGAGTACTCTTTGCCCAATACAAGGAACATGCAAAGTAAGCGTAAAAAATCTCTTTCGCAACCACCAAGAGAGGAAAATGAAGATTGCTTTAAAGTGAAAGTGGAGGCCATTGTGATTTCTGACGAAGAGTCTGATGATGTAGACGAGACTGTGGTCACGGATGACGGCCCATGTAGAAGTGCAGATATAGATCATGTGGATGATTATGACGACAGCAACCATGATGTTGAGGAGCTGACTGATACTCAGTTCATACCTGTACACCCGTTAATTCATCTTCCACATCAAGAACCCCTTTCTTTCCCTCCCTCACCGCAAGGTCCTAATACTTCTGCAGCAGAAACCACCAGCTTTTCATCATCTCTTTTCCAGACCATTTTCCAGCCGGAGCAGCAAGCCATGTACCTTGAGGACTCGCTTGGGAGTTACATAGAGGATGTGCCTACTTGTAACACTTGCGGAAAGACTTTTTCCTGTGCTTACACCCTAAGGAGACACGCCATTGTGCATACTAGGGAGCGACCTTATGAGTGCAGTTACTGTTACCGTAGTTACACACAATCTGGAGACTTGTACAGGCACATCAGAAAGACACACAATCAGGGTTTACCAGTGAAACGCAGCAGAGCTGAGTCAGACCTTCCACCGTCACCGCCTCCCCAGACAGAGCCGTGA